A window of Lepidochelys kempii isolate rLepKem1 chromosome 1, rLepKem1.hap2, whole genome shotgun sequence contains these coding sequences:
- the RPS16 gene encoding small ribosomal subunit protein uS9: MPAKGPLQSVQVFGRKKTATAVAHCKRGNGLIKVNGRPLEMIEPRTLQYKLLEPVLLLGKERFAGVDIRVRVKGGGHVAQIYAIRQSISKALVAYYQKYVDEASKKEIKDILIQYDRTLLVADPRRCESKKFGGPGARARYQKSYR; this comes from the exons ATGCCGGCCAAGGGGCCCCTGCAGAGCGTCCAGGTCTTCGGGCGGAAG AAAACAGCAACTGCTGTTGCTCACTGTAAAAGAGGAAATGGTCTCATTAAAGTGAATGGAAGACCCCTGGAAATGATTGAGCCTAGAACCCTACAGTACAAA CTGCTTGAACCTGTTCTCCTCCTGGGCAAGGAACGCTTTGCTGGTGTTGACATCAGAGTCCGTGTCAAGGGTGGCGGCCATGTAGCGCAAATCTACG CAATTCGTCAATCTATTTCCAAAGCATTGGTGGCTTATTATCAGAAGT ATGTTGATGAAGCTTCCAAGAAGGAAATCAAGGACATCTTAATCCAGTATGATAGGACCTTACTGGTTGCAGATCCTCGTCGCTGCGAGTCCAAGAAGTTTGGTGGACCTGGTGCCCGTGCACGCTACCAGAAGTCTTACCGTTAA